The genomic interval GTGATCCGCTCGATGAGCTGCTCGAGTCCGTCGACTCGGCTGAAGGCGGCGCGAGCGCCGACGAACGAAGCTCGAGTAGGGTCATCGGCGCGCTCCGCGGCGGCGGCGAGATAGGACGGACTCGCGAGCTTGACGTCGATGTACGAGCCGGGATAGTCGATGTTCCACCGCTCGATCCATGCGAATCGGCCGGCGGCGGACTCCTCGGCGAACCGCTGGTCGTCCACGACCAGATAGACGTCGACATCCGAGTCCGGCCGCTCGCTCCCGCGCGCCACCGAACCGACCACGACGACTGCCAGAGTCCGCGGGTCGTCCCGGACCGACTCCACGTAGGCGGACAACGCCCTCTCCTGCTGCTCCACATCGGCTCCTTCGCGTCGGGATCGCGGAACACGCTACCGCCTGCCGCGGGGGCCGGGTGGCGCGACCGTTCACGCGATCTGTTGCCGAGACATGCGTTCCTGTGCAAGAATGAAACGATTCATTTCCACCTACCCTCAACGCCGAGGACGCGACCCCAGAGACCATGCGCCGCATCTGCTTCCAGCTTCTGATCAAGCCCGAACTGCTCGACGAGTACGTCGAGCGGCACACTCCCGTCTGGCCGGAGATGCTCGCCGAGATCGCCGCGGCAGGCCGTCACAACTACTCGCTGTTCCTGGGCGAGGGCGGGCGCCTCATCGGCTACTACGAGACCGACGACGATGACGCGGCCCAGGCGTACCTTGCGGCATCCCCCGTCGCCGCACGGTGGGAAGCCCAGATGGGCCGGTATTTCGCCGGTCTCGAGGGCCGCCCCGACCAGGCTGCGACTCCCCTCGCCGAGATCTTCCACCTCGAAGACCAGCTCGCCGCTGCTGCGGCACCATCCCCCGCGATTGACGAAGAAAGCGACCCATCGTGAGCACTCTCTCTCCCGCTGTTCTGCAGACCCTCGAGGGTCAGGCCATCGAGCTCCCCTCGTGGGCGTTCGGTAATTCGGGTACCCGGTTCAAGGTGTTCACGACACCGGGGACGCCGCGGGACCCGTTCGAGAAGATCGCGGATGCTGCACAGGTCAACCGTGTCACGGCTCTCGCACCGAGCGTGGCGTTGCATATCCCGTGGGACAAGGTCGATGACTACGCGGGCCTGCGCGCCTATGCGCAGGATCTCGGTGTGGAGCTCGGCACGATCAACTCGAACACGTTCCAGGACGACGACTACAAGTTCGGCGCCCTCACCCATGAAGACCCGGTGGTGCGGCAGAAGGCGATCGACCACCACCTGGAGTGCATCGACATCATGGACGCCACCGGTTCCCGTGATCTGAAGATCTGGCTCGCCGAGGGCTCCAACTACCCGGGCCAGGCCGACCTGCGCGGACGGCAGGACCGGCTGCACGAGTCGCTCGAGAAGATCTACGCACGGCTCACGGGTGAGCAGCGCCTGGTGCTGGAGTACAAGTTCTTCGAGCCGTCGTTCTACCACACCGACGTCCCGGACTGGGGAACGTCGTATGTGCAGGTCGCCGCGCTCGGCGACAAGGCGATGGTGTGCCTGGACACCGGCCACCACGCCCCCGGGACGAACATCGAGTTCATCGTGATGCAGCTGCTGCGCCTCGGCAAGCTGGGCTCGTTCGACTTCAACTCCCGGTTCTACGCCGACGACGACCTCA from Microbacterium pumilum carries:
- a CDS encoding L-rhamnose mutarotase; its protein translation is MRRICFQLLIKPELLDEYVERHTPVWPEMLAEIAAAGRHNYSLFLGEGGRLIGYYETDDDDAAQAYLAASPVAARWEAQMGRYFAGLEGRPDQAATPLAEIFHLEDQLAAAAAPSPAIDEESDPS
- the rhaI gene encoding L-rhamnose isomerase produces the protein MSTLSPAVLQTLEGQAIELPSWAFGNSGTRFKVFTTPGTPRDPFEKIADAAQVNRVTALAPSVALHIPWDKVDDYAGLRAYAQDLGVELGTINSNTFQDDDYKFGALTHEDPVVRQKAIDHHLECIDIMDATGSRDLKIWLAEGSNYPGQADLRGRQDRLHESLEKIYARLTGEQRLVLEYKFFEPSFYHTDVPDWGTSYVQVAALGDKAMVCLDTGHHAPGTNIEFIVMQLLRLGKLGSFDFNSRFYADDDLIVGAADPFQLFRILFEVIRGGGLNNPDVAFMLDQCHNVEKKIPGQIRSVLNVQEMTARALIVDQDALRAAQVSGDVLAANAVLMDAFYTDIRPALAEWRETRGLPADPMAAFAASGYQEKIEADRVGGVQAGWGA